One stretch of Xanthomonas sp. DAR 35659 DNA includes these proteins:
- a CDS encoding LytR/AlgR family response regulator transcription factor: protein MVDAIVAEDEELLRTALVALLGEVWPQLRIVAECEDGASALECLAEHQPDVAFLDIRMPGLSGIEVARALGELSPRTQVVFVTAYDQYAIDAFEHGAVDYLLKPISRERLRATVQRLQARAAQGPDAAVLDALLLRLGQRPSPPASTPPLAWITASSGRETRLILLDDVVYFQADNKYTTVLTRDGDALLRTPLRELLEVLDPAAFRQIHRSTIVNLKAVASVVRDDTGKGRLKLRHRDEVLTVSQPYMSLFRGM, encoded by the coding sequence ATGGTTGATGCGATCGTCGCCGAAGACGAGGAACTGTTGCGCACCGCCCTGGTCGCGCTGCTCGGCGAGGTGTGGCCGCAACTGCGCATCGTCGCCGAATGCGAGGACGGCGCCAGTGCGCTGGAATGCCTGGCCGAGCACCAGCCGGACGTGGCCTTCCTCGACATCCGCATGCCCGGCCTGAGCGGCATCGAAGTGGCGCGCGCGCTGGGCGAACTGAGCCCGCGCACCCAGGTGGTGTTCGTCACCGCCTACGACCAGTATGCGATCGACGCGTTCGAACACGGCGCGGTGGACTACCTGCTCAAGCCGATCTCGCGCGAACGCCTGCGGGCCACCGTGCAGCGGCTGCAGGCGCGCGCCGCGCAGGGGCCGGACGCGGCGGTGCTGGACGCGTTGCTGCTGCGCCTGGGGCAGCGTCCGTCGCCGCCCGCGTCCACGCCGCCGCTGGCCTGGATCACCGCCAGCAGCGGCCGCGAGACGCGGCTGATCCTGCTCGACGACGTCGTCTATTTCCAGGCCGACAACAAGTACACCACGGTGCTGACCCGCGATGGCGACGCGCTGCTGCGCACGCCGCTGCGCGAACTGCTGGAAGTGCTGGATCCGGCGGCGTTCCGGCAGATCCATCGCTCCACCATCGTCAACCTGAAGGCGGTGGCCTCGGTGGTCCGCGACGACACCGGCAAGGGCCGGCTGAAGCTGCGCCATCGCGACGAAGTGCTGACCGTCAGCCAACCGTACATGAGTCTGTTCCGCGGCATGTGA
- a CDS encoding sensor histidine kinase has protein sequence MVSSVSLIVRLLLAWAAAVVVAGFVWSGLFYSMEDPPGWFFGLLAMLLMVSALVAGITHLRRVWLIAGRLDSATLSSRQRRQIEIPLDTREAFALVDAAVRELPRVEQVESTADSLQVRAKVRRLDPYNGRPPSRWNLAARFAVKRNQVLATVTPGAGTSSLTLLLEPDASAWIDLFAVDEGSNYENAEALGRAVARRVAERRRDEQAAAAQAATDQELTVARLNLLHAQVEPHFLYNTLASAQVLARTDPPRADLMLGYLIQYLRRSLPSAEDALSTLGEELERTQAYLEILRIRMGARLQLQLQVPEQMKALALPSMMLQTLVENAIKHGLEPKPGGGTIWILARAFDDHCTITVADDGLGFNSQSSGTGIGLKNLRERLRLTYAGAAAFAIVSNFPSGVAATITLPGPPPSPLPPPLPAGALHG, from the coding sequence ATGGTCTCCAGCGTCTCCCTGATCGTCCGCCTGCTGCTGGCCTGGGCCGCCGCCGTGGTCGTCGCCGGCTTCGTCTGGAGCGGCCTGTTCTACAGCATGGAGGATCCGCCGGGCTGGTTCTTCGGCCTGCTGGCGATGCTGCTGATGGTGTCGGCGCTGGTCGCCGGCATCACCCACCTGCGCCGCGTCTGGCTGATCGCCGGACGGCTGGACAGCGCCACGCTGTCCAGCCGTCAGCGGCGCCAGATCGAGATTCCGCTGGACACCCGCGAGGCGTTCGCGCTGGTCGATGCGGCGGTGCGCGAACTGCCGCGGGTGGAGCAGGTCGAGAGCACCGCCGACAGCCTGCAGGTGCGGGCCAAGGTGCGTCGCCTCGATCCCTACAATGGCCGCCCGCCGTCGCGCTGGAACCTGGCCGCGCGCTTCGCGGTCAAGCGCAACCAGGTGCTGGCGACGGTGACGCCGGGCGCCGGCACCAGCAGCCTGACGCTGCTGCTGGAGCCCGACGCCAGCGCCTGGATCGACCTGTTCGCGGTCGACGAAGGCAGCAACTACGAGAACGCCGAGGCGCTGGGCCGCGCGGTGGCGCGGCGGGTCGCCGAGCGGCGCCGCGACGAGCAGGCCGCCGCCGCGCAGGCCGCCACCGACCAGGAGCTGACCGTGGCGCGGTTGAACCTGCTGCACGCCCAGGTCGAGCCGCACTTCCTGTACAACACGCTGGCCAGCGCGCAGGTGCTGGCGCGCACCGACCCGCCGCGCGCGGACCTGATGCTCGGCTATCTGATCCAGTACCTGCGCCGCTCGCTGCCCAGCGCCGAGGACGCGCTGAGCACGCTCGGCGAGGAACTGGAGCGCACCCAGGCCTACCTGGAGATCCTCAGGATCCGCATGGGCGCGCGCCTGCAACTGCAACTGCAGGTGCCCGAGCAGATGAAGGCGCTGGCGTTGCCGTCGATGATGCTGCAGACCCTGGTCGAGAACGCGATCAAGCATGGCCTGGAGCCCAAGCCCGGCGGCGGCACGATCTGGATCCTGGCGCGCGCGTTCGACGACCACTGCACCATCACCGTGGCCGACGACGGACTGGGCTTCAACAGCCAGTCCAGCGGCACCGGCATCGGCCTGAAGAACCTGCGCGAACGCCTGCGCCTGACCTATGCCGGCGCCGCCGCCTTCGCGATCGTGTCCAACTTCCCCAGCGGCGTGGCCGCGACGATCACCCTGCCGGGTCCGCCGCCCTCGCCGCTGCCGCCGCCGTTGCCGGCGGGAGCGCTCCATGGTTGA
- a CDS encoding FAD-dependent oxidoreductase yields the protein MHRRHFLRGGALAAATLGAAPLLARPRRDVALPASAPGLPVLPAPPAPIATFAAPAPLVPIRASADRIVALHACTRPFRAQGPRIEAERIGRKTVIHNYGHGGSGWSLSWGAAAIATQLARATGQPALAVIGCGAIGLTTALVAQRAGLRVRIYAKERPPEVRSSFATGVWSPDSRICTSAHATPDFTRRWEQMARTSFGMYQNLLGLPGDPVEWRDGYVLSDVPFDQPSGGHGGGGEPDYPPLESRYLADLGPNGQALAPGQHPFPVPYVRRYTQLVFNISAYARLLLDDFLAAGGEIETREFASPRQFADLREKTLVNATGYGARALLGDDSVVPVRGQTARLVPQPEVTYGLVYRGHNLNVVPRRDGILVQAQADGDFGNADATPDRAASEAAVARLAALFA from the coding sequence ATGCACCGACGACACTTCCTGCGCGGCGGCGCGCTGGCCGCGGCCACGCTCGGCGCCGCGCCCCTGCTGGCGCGGCCGCGCCGCGACGTGGCGTTGCCGGCGTCCGCGCCGGGGCTGCCGGTGCTGCCGGCACCGCCCGCGCCGATCGCGACGTTCGCGGCGCCGGCACCGCTGGTCCCGATCCGCGCCAGCGCCGACCGCATCGTCGCCCTGCACGCCTGCACGCGCCCGTTCCGCGCGCAGGGGCCGCGCATCGAGGCCGAGCGGATCGGGCGCAAGACGGTGATCCACAACTACGGCCATGGCGGCAGCGGCTGGTCGCTGTCGTGGGGCGCGGCGGCGATCGCCACGCAGCTCGCCCGTGCCACCGGGCAGCCCGCATTGGCGGTGATCGGCTGCGGCGCGATCGGGCTGACCACTGCGCTGGTCGCGCAGCGCGCCGGGCTGCGCGTGCGCATCTACGCCAAGGAGCGGCCGCCGGAGGTGCGCTCCTCCTTCGCCACCGGGGTGTGGTCGCCGGATTCGCGGATCTGCACCAGCGCCCATGCGACGCCGGACTTCACGCGGCGCTGGGAGCAGATGGCGCGCACCTCGTTCGGCATGTACCAGAACCTGCTGGGCCTGCCCGGCGACCCGGTCGAATGGCGCGACGGCTATGTGCTGTCGGACGTGCCGTTCGACCAGCCCAGCGGCGGCCACGGCGGCGGCGGCGAGCCGGACTATCCGCCGCTGGAGTCGCGCTACCTGGCCGATCTGGGACCCAACGGGCAGGCGCTGGCGCCGGGCCAGCATCCGTTCCCGGTGCCGTACGTGCGCCGCTACACGCAACTGGTGTTCAACATCAGCGCCTATGCGCGGCTGCTGCTGGACGATTTCCTCGCCGCCGGCGGCGAGATCGAGACGCGCGAGTTCGCCAGCCCGCGCCAGTTCGCCGACCTGCGCGAGAAGACCCTGGTCAACGCCACCGGCTACGGCGCGCGCGCCCTGCTCGGCGACGACAGCGTGGTGCCGGTGCGCGGCCAGACCGCGCGACTGGTGCCGCAGCCGGAGGTGACCTACGGGCTGGTGTACCGCGGCCACAATCTCAACGTGGTGCCGCGCCGCGATGGCATCCTGGTGCAGGCGCAGGCCGATGGCGACTTCGGCAATGCGGACGCCACGCCCGACCGCGCCGCGTCGGAAGCAGCGGTGGCACGACTGGCTGCGCTGTTCGCGTAG
- a CDS encoding type II 3-dehydroquinate dehydratase, with translation MSIVLLRGPDCVAGHRGRPARIAPQIMQQLLAQAGRAGKTLAVRGCASEAELLQALAQADAARVEMLLLDPGACSDSAATAAAVAHLGRPYVEVHDDACDQREPCLCAASRQRVGQVGGYCAQSYALALSIALEHLGCNGYEGDVHVGT, from the coding sequence ATGTCGATCGTGTTGTTGCGCGGGCCGGACTGCGTGGCCGGCCATCGCGGCCGCCCGGCGCGCATCGCGCCGCAGATCATGCAGCAATTGCTCGCGCAGGCCGGCCGCGCCGGCAAGACCCTGGCGGTGCGCGGCTGCGCCAGCGAGGCCGAACTGCTGCAGGCGCTGGCGCAGGCCGACGCGGCGCGGGTGGAGATGCTGCTGCTGGATCCGGGCGCCTGCTCGGACAGCGCCGCCACCGCCGCCGCGGTCGCGCACCTGGGCCGGCCGTACGTGGAAGTGCACGACGATGCCTGCGACCAGCGCGAACCCTGCCTGTGCGCGGCGTCGCGGCAACGCGTGGGCCAGGTCGGCGGCTATTGCGCGCAGAGCTACGCGCTGGCCTTGTCGATCGCGCTGGAACACCTGGGCTGCAATGGCTACGAAGGCGATGTCCACGTCGGCACCTGA
- a CDS encoding APC family permease: MTEPALRRDVGPFALMLTGLGSIIGSGWLFGAWRAAGLAGPGAIWAWVLGAAIVTTIALAYAELGAMFPESGGMVRYSHYSHGSLVGFIAGWANWIAIVSVIPVEAEASVQYMASWPWQWAQNLYMQQPGGAGELSVPGLYIAAALVLVYFLLNFWSVKLFARSNSLITVFKLVVPALTGIALIASGFHGENFSVGLHGGSHTIDFAAVLTAVATAGIVFSFNGFQSPVNLAGEARNPGRSIPFAVLGSIALATVIYLILQVAYIGAVPPELLAKAGWHGIDFRSPFAQLAIIVNLHWLAMLLYVDAFVSPSGTGITYTATTARMIYGMERNGTLPAVLGKLHPHWGVPRPAMFFNLAVSYLFLFFFRGWGTLAAVISVATIISYLTGPISAMALRKHAPDMHRPLRIFGLPVLAAAAFVLATELLYWARWPLTGEIIVLMLVALPVYAYYQHRQGWKDLRNNLRGASWLIAYLPTIALLSWAGSTTFGGHGYLSYGPDLVVVGVVALGFYVWGVRAGWRTPSLQQASAG; encoded by the coding sequence ATGACCGAACCCGCCCTGCGCCGCGATGTCGGCCCATTCGCCCTGATGCTGACCGGCCTGGGCTCGATCATCGGCTCGGGCTGGCTGTTCGGCGCCTGGCGCGCCGCCGGGCTGGCCGGCCCCGGCGCGATCTGGGCCTGGGTGCTGGGCGCGGCGATCGTCACCACCATCGCCCTGGCCTATGCCGAACTGGGCGCGATGTTCCCCGAGTCCGGCGGCATGGTCCGCTACAGCCACTATTCGCACGGCTCGCTGGTCGGCTTCATCGCCGGCTGGGCCAATTGGATCGCGATCGTGTCGGTGATTCCGGTCGAGGCCGAGGCCTCGGTGCAGTACATGGCGTCGTGGCCGTGGCAGTGGGCGCAGAACCTGTACATGCAGCAGCCCGGCGGCGCCGGCGAACTGTCGGTACCCGGCCTGTACATCGCCGCGGCGCTGGTGCTGGTGTATTTCCTGCTGAACTTCTGGAGCGTGAAGCTGTTCGCGCGCTCCAACAGCCTGATCACCGTGTTCAAGCTGGTGGTGCCGGCGCTGACCGGCATCGCGCTGATCGCCAGCGGCTTCCACGGCGAGAACTTCAGCGTCGGCCTGCACGGCGGCAGCCACACCATCGACTTCGCCGCGGTACTGACCGCGGTGGCCACCGCCGGCATCGTGTTCAGCTTCAATGGCTTCCAGAGCCCGGTGAACCTGGCCGGCGAGGCGCGCAATCCCGGGCGCAGCATCCCGTTCGCGGTGCTCGGGTCGATCGCGCTGGCCACGGTGATCTACCTGATCCTGCAGGTGGCCTACATCGGCGCGGTGCCGCCGGAGCTGCTGGCCAAGGCCGGCTGGCACGGCATCGATTTCCGCTCGCCGTTCGCGCAGTTGGCGATCATCGTCAACCTGCACTGGCTGGCGATGCTGCTGTACGTGGACGCCTTCGTCAGCCCCAGCGGCACCGGCATCACCTACACCGCCACCACCGCGCGGATGATCTACGGCATGGAACGCAACGGCACCTTGCCGGCGGTGCTGGGCAAGCTGCATCCGCACTGGGGCGTGCCGCGCCCGGCGATGTTCTTCAACCTGGCGGTGTCCTACCTGTTCCTGTTCTTCTTCCGCGGCTGGGGCACGCTGGCCGCGGTGATCTCGGTGGCCACCATCATCTCCTACCTGACCGGCCCGATCAGCGCGATGGCGCTGCGCAAGCACGCGCCGGACATGCACCGCCCGCTGCGCATCTTCGGCCTGCCGGTGCTGGCCGCGGCGGCGTTCGTGCTCGCCACCGAACTGCTGTACTGGGCGCGCTGGCCGCTGACCGGCGAGATCATCGTGCTGATGCTGGTCGCCCTGCCGGTCTACGCCTACTACCAGCATCGACAGGGCTGGAAGGACCTGCGCAACAACCTGCGCGGCGCCAGTTGGCTGATCGCCTACCTGCCGACCATCGCGCTGCTGTCGTGGGCCGGCAGCACCACCTTCGGCGGGCACGGCTACCTGTCCTACGGACCGGACCTGGTCGTGGTCGGCGTGGTCGCGCTGGGCTTCTACGTCTGGGGCGTGCGCGCCGGCTGGCGCACCCCGTCGCTGCAGCAGGCCAGCGCCGGCTGA
- a CDS encoding M28 family peptidase, with protein MKRPIMGMLALAISGALMAAPPSAPRFDTQRISADVKTLSSDAYEGRAPATPGEDKTVAYLSAQFQAAGLQPGGDLQDGKRLWTQAVPLRRADIVGSPQITIERDGQRQALTQGQQIALRAALDGSSQVAIDGAPLVFVGYGVKAPERGWDDFKGVDLKGKIAVVLINDPDFETGKGAFDGKGMTYYGRWTYKYEEGARQGAAGVLIVHETAPASYGWATVASSNTNSMFDVVRDDPKSAHPALEGWIQRDLAVDLFKRAGLDFEKLKKQAQSRDFTPVELKGERLHADYAVKSEVITSHNVIARLPGSTHPDDSVIYTAHWDHIGVGAPDANGDRIFNGALDNASGTAALLELARVFAKGPAPQRSVVFLAVTAEEKGLLGSEYYASKPLYPLARTVAVINMDGMSPFGPSRDFGIYGTAKLDLLEDLKTVAKRWDLRYTPDPKPEAGYFFRSDHFSFAKRGVPALSFAAGQDWVDGGIKAGKAASDDYTAKRYHQPGDEWLPSWTFAGAARDLQVLYTLGSELADSTQWPNWSTDSEFRAIRDASAAQRR; from the coding sequence GTGAAGCGACCGATCATGGGCATGCTGGCCCTGGCGATCTCCGGCGCACTGATGGCGGCGCCGCCGTCCGCACCGCGTTTCGACACGCAGCGCATTTCCGCCGACGTCAAGACGCTGTCCTCCGACGCCTACGAGGGCCGCGCCCCGGCCACGCCGGGCGAGGACAAGACCGTGGCCTACCTCAGCGCGCAGTTCCAGGCCGCCGGCCTGCAGCCGGGCGGCGACCTCCAGGACGGCAAGCGCCTGTGGACGCAGGCGGTGCCGCTGCGCCGCGCCGATATCGTCGGCAGCCCGCAGATCACGATCGAGCGCGACGGCCAGCGCCAGGCGCTGACCCAGGGCCAGCAGATCGCGTTGCGCGCCGCGCTCGACGGCAGCAGCCAGGTCGCCATCGACGGCGCGCCGCTCGTGTTCGTCGGCTACGGAGTCAAGGCGCCGGAACGCGGCTGGGACGACTTCAAGGGCGTTGACCTGAAGGGCAAGATCGCGGTGGTGCTGATCAACGACCCGGACTTCGAGACCGGCAAGGGCGCCTTCGACGGCAAGGGCATGACCTACTACGGGCGCTGGACCTACAAGTACGAAGAGGGCGCGCGGCAGGGCGCGGCCGGCGTGCTGATCGTGCACGAGACCGCGCCGGCGTCCTACGGCTGGGCGACGGTCGCCAGTTCCAACACCAACAGCATGTTCGACGTGGTCCGCGACGATCCCAAGTCCGCGCATCCGGCGCTGGAAGGCTGGATCCAGCGCGATCTGGCGGTGGACCTGTTCAAGCGCGCCGGGCTGGATTTCGAGAAATTGAAGAAGCAGGCGCAGTCGCGCGACTTCACGCCGGTGGAACTGAAGGGCGAACGCCTGCACGCCGACTATGCGGTGAAGTCGGAGGTCATCACCTCGCACAACGTGATCGCGCGGCTGCCCGGCAGCACGCACCCGGACGACAGCGTGATCTACACCGCGCACTGGGACCACATCGGCGTGGGCGCGCCGGACGCCAACGGCGACCGCATCTTCAACGGCGCGCTGGACAACGCCAGCGGCACCGCCGCGCTGCTGGAGCTGGCGCGGGTGTTCGCCAAGGGCCCGGCGCCGCAGCGCTCGGTGGTGTTCCTGGCGGTCACCGCCGAGGAGAAGGGCCTGCTCGGCTCGGAGTACTACGCGTCCAAGCCGCTGTATCCGTTGGCGCGCACGGTTGCGGTGATCAACATGGACGGCATGAGCCCGTTCGGTCCGTCGCGCGATTTCGGCATCTACGGTACCGCCAAGCTCGACCTGCTCGAGGACCTGAAGACCGTCGCCAAGCGCTGGGACCTGCGCTACACGCCGGATCCCAAGCCGGAAGCCGGCTACTTCTTCCGCTCCGACCATTTCTCCTTCGCCAAGCGCGGCGTGCCGGCGCTGTCCTTCGCCGCCGGGCAGGACTGGGTGGACGGCGGCATCAAGGCCGGCAAGGCCGCGTCCGACGACTACACCGCCAAGCGCTACCACCAGCCCGGCGACGAATGGCTGCCGAGCTGGACCTTCGCCGGTGCCGCGCGCGACCTGCAGGTGCTGTACACGCTGGGATCGGAACTGGCCGATTCGACGCAGTGGCCGAACTGGAGCACGGACTCGGAGTTCCGCGCCATCCGCGACGCCAGCGCGGCGCAGCGGCGATGA
- a CDS encoding cellulase family glycosylhydrolase, with protein sequence MSTSRNARIIRCLLAAALVAASGSAWSYAIKDGKVVDDNGNAVQLRGVNWFGFETNVHTVHGLWARNWKDMITQMQGQGFNAVRLPFCPQTLSGIAPSSIDYSRNPDLQGLSALQVMDKVIDELSSRGMYVLLDHHTPDCNAISELWYTSSYSEQQWLDDLSFVAKRYAGVPGVIGLDLKNEPHGAATWGSGNTATDWNKAAERAAAVVLKAAPNWLIVVEGIGENPTCSSGGGHFWGGNLEPLACTALNIPANRLLLAPHVYGPDVHMQSYFSASNFPANMPAIWEQHFGQFVQAGHAVLLGEFGGKYGQGNALDVQWQNALVDYLIGKGVRSGFYWSWNPNSGDTGGILNDDWSSLRTDKVALLKKLWGDSSSSTPTPTPTPTPTPTPTPTPTPTPGGASFSTKTVVDSDWNAGYCHRVQVTNTGSASGDWAVALSISGRISSLWNATWTQSGSTLNAAGLDWNKRLAPGASAEFGFCAAR encoded by the coding sequence ATGTCCACGTCCAGGAATGCCCGCATCATCCGCTGCCTGTTGGCCGCGGCGCTAGTGGCGGCCAGCGGTTCGGCCTGGAGCTATGCGATCAAGGACGGCAAGGTGGTCGACGACAACGGCAACGCGGTGCAGTTGCGTGGCGTCAACTGGTTCGGCTTCGAGACCAACGTGCATACCGTGCACGGGCTGTGGGCGCGCAACTGGAAGGACATGATCACGCAGATGCAGGGCCAGGGCTTCAACGCCGTGCGCCTGCCGTTCTGCCCGCAGACCCTGTCCGGCATCGCGCCGAGCAGCATCGACTACAGCCGCAATCCGGACCTGCAGGGCCTGAGCGCGCTGCAGGTGATGGACAAGGTGATCGACGAACTGAGCAGCCGCGGCATGTACGTGCTGCTCGACCACCACACGCCGGACTGCAACGCGATTTCCGAGCTGTGGTACACCTCCTCCTACAGCGAGCAGCAGTGGCTGGACGACCTGAGCTTCGTCGCCAAGCGCTACGCCGGCGTGCCGGGCGTGATCGGCCTGGACCTGAAGAACGAGCCGCACGGCGCCGCCACCTGGGGCAGCGGCAACACCGCCACCGACTGGAACAAGGCCGCCGAACGCGCGGCCGCGGTGGTGCTGAAGGCGGCGCCGAACTGGCTGATCGTGGTCGAAGGCATCGGCGAGAACCCGACCTGCTCCAGCGGCGGCGGCCATTTCTGGGGCGGCAACCTGGAACCACTGGCCTGCACCGCGCTGAACATCCCCGCCAACCGCCTGCTGCTGGCACCGCACGTGTACGGCCCGGACGTGCACATGCAGTCCTACTTCAGCGCGTCCAACTTCCCGGCCAACATGCCGGCGATCTGGGAGCAGCACTTCGGCCAGTTCGTGCAGGCCGGCCACGCGGTGCTGCTCGGCGAGTTCGGCGGCAAGTACGGCCAGGGCAACGCGCTGGACGTGCAATGGCAGAACGCCCTGGTCGACTACCTGATCGGCAAGGGCGTGCGCAGCGGGTTCTACTGGTCGTGGAATCCGAACAGCGGCGACACCGGCGGCATCCTCAATGACGACTGGAGTTCGCTGCGCACCGACAAGGTCGCCTTGCTGAAGAAACTGTGGGGCGATTCCAGCAGCAGCACGCCGACGCCGACGCCGACGCCGACGCCTACCCCCACTCCTACACCGACACCCACTCCGACGCCGGGCGGCGCCAGTTTCAGCACCAAGACCGTCGTCGACAGCGACTGGAACGCCGGTTACTGCCATCGCGTGCAGGTGACCAACACCGGCAGCGCCAGCGGCGACTGGGCGGTCGCCCTGTCGATCAGCGGCAGGATCAGCAGCCTGTGGAACGCCACCTGGACGCAGTCGGGCAGCACGCTCAATGCCGCCGGCCTGGACTGGAACAAGCGCCTGGCGCCCGGCGCCAGCGCCGAATTCGGCTTCTGCGCCGCGCGCTGA